From Epinephelus lanceolatus isolate andai-2023 chromosome 5, ASM4190304v1, whole genome shotgun sequence, the proteins below share one genomic window:
- the cox8b gene encoding cytochrome c oxidase subunit 8B, with product MSLTTVSRLFRTALRTQMVPVANWSSKPAKHHITAGEQAIALTVMFITILGPSGWILAHLEDYKKKE from the exons ATGTCTCTGACCACCGTGTCCCGGTTGTTCAGGACCGCACTCAGGACTCAGATGGTCCCTGTGGCTAATTGGTCCTCCAAACCCGCCAaacaccacatcactgcaggg GAGCAGGCGATCGCTCTGACAGTCATGTTTATAACCATCTTGGGTCCCTCCGGCTGGATACTGGCTCACCTGGAGGACTACAAGAAGAAGGAGtag